Proteins encoded within one genomic window of Haematobia irritans isolate KBUSLIRL chromosome 5, ASM5000362v1, whole genome shotgun sequence:
- the LOC142240351 gene encoding protein TsetseEP-like: MKTFHSYRLKEEELYKNIVRNMKTVIAIVFWATLTLASKSPRDVETEVLSYVENRISGVLRNPIYGRSGGGLACYDKYIPLINAATENSKKDTQICVDRASTQRNDELNKVQSQAAILNKQMEAVQDLLRDCSNQKDVLEYLNCIKDNSQVLQISMEQMTSSATTLSNGLTSAYINIDKAEDRCTKTVLDKVKADTDALTGALQSCLMNGFDNPEPTTTPDLGPSTSTPMTTSTELVTTTPPQF, encoded by the exons ATGAAAACATTCCATTCCTATAGGCTGAAAGAAGAGGAGCTTTATAAGAATATCGTAAGAAATATGAAGACAGTAATTGCAATAGTTTTCTGGGCTACT TTAACCCTGGCTTCCAAATCTCCCCGTGATGTTGAAACTGAGGTCCTTTCCTATGTTGAAAACCGTATTTCCGGCGTACTAAGAAATCCTATATACGGCCGTAGTGGTGGAGGATTAGCCTGCTATGACAAATATATTCCCCTAATAAATGCTGCAACTGAAAATTCTAAAAAGGATACACAAATATGTGTGGATCGAGCTTCTACCCAGCGCAATGATGAATTAAACAAAGTTCAAAGTCAAGCGGCTATATTAAACAAACAGATGGAGGCTGTACAAGATCTTCTTCGTGATTGTTCGAATCAAAAGGATGTCTTGGAATATCTTAATTGTATCAAGGATAAt TCTCAAGTTTTACAAATATCTATGGAACAAATGACTTCGTCTGCTACTACATTATCTAATGGTTTAACATCAGCCTATATTAACATTGATAAGGCTGAGGATAGATGTACCAAAACGGTATTGGATAAAGTTAAAGCTGATACAGATGCTCTTACAGGTGCTCTACAGAGTTGCTTAATGAATGGTTTCGACAATCCGGAGCCAACCACAACACCCGATCTGGGACCATCAACGTCTACCCCCATGACTACATCAACAGAACTTGTTACCACAACACCCCCtcagttttaa